A region from the Oncorhynchus tshawytscha isolate Ot180627B linkage group LG26, Otsh_v2.0, whole genome shotgun sequence genome encodes:
- the LOC121841034 gene encoding neuroligin-4, Y-linked-like, translating into MEGVFAGLLKQLEAEALHQHNTLEIHDTHNIHHTLEALDTLDTQDIYNTVDTLRLTCPPDYTLTLRRSPDDVPLMTPRSLPMTPGSHPATPMTPMTPGSVVGMQPMQGFSPYSNTHLPHTHTHTHPNTHTHATTRV; encoded by the exons ATGGAAGGAGTCTTTGCT ggGCTTCTGAAGCAGCTGGAGGCTGAGGCCCTGCATCAACACAACACCCTGGAGATACacgacacacacaacatacaccacACGCTGGAGGCTCTTGACACGCTGGACACACAGGACATCTACAACACTGTGGACACCCTGCGACTGACCTGTCCACCAGACTACACCCTGACCCTGAGACGCTCCCCTGACGATGTGCCCCTGATGACTCCCAGGTCTCTGCCCATGACCCCTGGCTCTCACCCCGCCACCCCCATGACCCCCATGACACCTGGATCTGTTGTGGGGATGCAGCCCATGCAGGGCTTTAGTCCTTACAGTAACACACACTTGCcccatacgcacacgcacacacaccccaacacacacacacacgccaccacACGTGTATAa